CCGTACTGGTTGCCGGAAAAGAATAATGGTTGTCTCGAGTTGTCCTTCCAACTCCCCTCTAGCGTCTACCCCAGCATGTTGTTGCGGGAGGTAACAAAAAGTGACGTTAATAGCCCTGACGTGGTAGATCTCGACCGCCCGCTGATTGACACGCGCGCGGAGTCGTGGAACGGACTTACGGCGGACCAGCAGCAAACATACAGACGATACCTGGCTAAGAAGCGGCAAAAGCTGTTTACAGAGGCACCACGAGCTATCAATATAGCACTTCTGCATCAGCACATCTTCCGTAGTGGCGGCATGAGGCGAGGCCTAATACCCTCCATGCGTGGCTATGATAATGTCTCGAAATGAGAATGCCTCACGCGGGGGAACCCTTAAGTGTAATTTCGTGTAAAAAgctaacaaaagaaaaaaaaaggagagttATTCACATACTAAGGTAAGAgagagtgagaaaaaaaaaaggagtatcAATCAGGGAGAGACACTTAATTCCTGCCTCTTGGTTCATCCGAACGCGGCCCTCCGGGGAGCTGTGTTAAGTTTGGCTCTGAAGCATTGTAGGTACTGCGCTGTGAGCGTAAAAGCGTATCGCAGTTTggggggggagaaggaaaggttCCGCAATGCTGCGTTTGCGCTCGTTTCACATACAGTCGCGTCATATGGTGCTGTACGCATTTAGATGGGAGATTGGACGGCTGATGCTACAGCGAAAGCCCCATTTTGCGTTGCTATACACATGTGTGCACCGAGCgcacttctccttttttaaaaaaaagcggtAGGGTGAAGGCTGGGAGAAGTGCCCTGTTTGATGGGTGCCTCATGTCAACGGTGGGTTCTAGCGCAGCTGAAGTGGGTTGGTGATCTCAGCTTATAAAACAATATGTTTCTTATTCACTGTGGAAGCTTTATTACCCTCCGCatgttcttccttttaaaatttaactgttattattgttgttattattatcaatTTTGGTGACTTCCAGCATTCATAGAACACTGTGTATATGTGACGACATCTAGTTCACCGTGCTACGGTTTGGAGGAGATGATGCAGCCACCCCACTTGGAGGTTGAGTGAGTGTGCTGCCCCACGTTTGAACCCGATCCATGAGCATTCACTAATCAATCAACCATCAGGTTATTGTTTATCATGTCGTGCCCCTCGGTAGCTCTCTGAATGTTTCAGCACGTTgtcttctctcttcccttcaATGGTTCTCTATGTTTTTCCCATACGCTGCGCACGCTTGTGAATTTCGCACTTCAAATAAGCGGTAACGCGGTAAAATAGgggagaaagtgaaaaggGGCGGAGAGGACACCCAGGGACCAAGTTGTATCCGTGCATGGTGGTTTGTTAAAACCAGTGATAACCGACTGACCGTGTGTTCATAAGGATAGCAAAGTGACTTCGTCGATATACGGACAGACAAAAGCGCACGCAGTTAGGCTAAAATAGGTGATAACTATTAGTGGCAGGTGACCAAGAAAGTACCACCAATGCAGCGCGATGTGTACGCGTCGCTCATTAAGAAGCGGCACAAACAAATGGTCCCGCTGTTGATCCACCAGGTCTCCGGCGACATCACCCGTGAGAATATTTTTGACGAAGTCTTTCATGGCTACAAACTTCGTCGGATTGTTCTGATGACGCACATGGCTGCAACACCTGCTACGCTTCCGAGACTCCCGCGTGATATCATTGTGTCCGACTTTGACAAGCTGAAAGCCATTCACCAACCACACTTTCACTACAAACTACTTCCCCTTCTGTGCACTGACTTTGAAGCGTTTTCTGCGCTTCAGGGAATTTGTGCGAGCGCCAACTCACCCTTTACAATAGAAGACCGCAAGGACCCTCAGGGGCTAACGCATCGGCTCTCCAATGGCTGTTCGGAGCGTCAAGCGTTGTGCGAATTTTTTGACCCCCATATCGCACCAGCAGAGAAGCTTGTGCCGGTGTTCTCACGCAAACTCCCTATTTCCGCCGTCGTATTTGATGGTTTGCTCCTCAAGCAAAACTATCCTAAGGTGGCCGCATTGCTCACAGTCCATGAGGCCGCTTCAGAGAAAAGTATAATAGAACGTGCTATCATGAGAGACTTCTTTGTGTCACCGCTGTATACCAAGGTGAGTGGTAACAGCGACGTGGCTCAGTCACTCCGCCTGGTGCATCATTGCACGCACTTCATGGCTCTTAAGCGTGCGGTAGGTAGCGATGCTCCCAGTAGGCAGTCACTAATGCGACTCGCTGCGGAGAAGAAGTTGTTTATGTACGAAAAAATCGGCGACGAGTACCAATTCGTTCACTGAGCAGCGACTTGACCAATGAAAAGGGACCAGCTGGTTGAGGGGAAGTGCATATAGCGGCTGCAGTGGTATGAGGCAATGCCTCGATTATTGTGTTTGGTACGGATGTTTGCGTCATTGGTTATGCATACATAAGTAGTTTGTCACAGATATTTTAAAGAAAGCAGCGCAGATGCGTTTCTACATGCTTACCTATCTGACGAAACGGTGGAGCGGCGGTGTGTGAACAGCGCATACGGGTCTGTTTCCGCCGCATTGAACTGTGTGTCTGCAAGTTGGGATAAAATGAGCGGGGAAGTGCGTGGCTCACCAACCCTTACAAAATAACCCTTCGAAGTATTATGAACTTTCAAACATTTGTTACAACCCTTTCTCATCAAATTGTGCTGTGCAGCTTTCCCTATTTATTTGAGTTAAACCGGACAATCTCACTAGTCCCTATTTGTTTCTGCGTTGTTATATTTCGGATGGAAGAGTAGGGGGAGCCCTTAAGTGGTGTGGAAAATTGAGATAACTGGTGcccaaagtttttttttaaggggCTGAAAGAATATATCTATATACATTCAAAAGGCGtttgtggcatcacattacCACAGCAGGGTGCGAGGACTACATCTCGGCGAGGCGGAAGAAGCTACGGAGAAGTCCTGCAGTTGCGGCCCAGTAGTTAAAAACTTGTAAGTGATAGtaagaaagggagagggcTGTTGTTACTTGGCTGTTCATAATCTCTTACATGCTAAGTCCCTGGAATGATTGTGTGGGAGATGATCATCAATGGATTCTTAAACCGCTGCAAAACCGACTTCGCTATGAAAGGCCGCTACCCGTCCAGCAGGCGGTGGTTCCAACGGTTCGGCGGGCATTGCTGAGTGGATTGCCGATGGATGTTTGCCTCACCGCTCCAACTGGCAGTGGAAAGACCCTGTGttatctccttcctctcttaCAAATGATTACCGAGGCTAAGAAGGGCACCAACCACACACGTCTTCTCGCATTGGTGCTGGTACCCACAAAGGCCTTAGGCCAGCAGGTAACGCACGAACTGCAACGACTTACCCGTGGAACAACCATAACTACTGTCTCGCTCTGTGATGAAATGAGTGTAAAAGAGGAGGCTGCAGCGTTAGTACGGACTGTTCGTCTTGTGGGAAGCGGTACACATCAAACACAGGGCCACTACAGAAATGTGCCCTACATGAACATCTACAATGGCGATAGTGTTTCCCTCCCGAGCAACGCCGCTGGTGTGGCACACAATGAAGATGAATCTGAGGATGGTGCAAGTAGTAGTGACGGTGGTAATGGTGAGGAAGTGGGATATGACTCCATGGTGGACTCTTCTCTTCACTACTACTCACGTGCAGATATTGTAATATCAACGCCACAGCGTCTGCTTCGCCATCTTGATGGCACTCCCGGCTTCACACTCCTGCACCTCCGTCTATTAGTTATCGATGAGGCAGATCAAGTTCTCTCCGGGAACTTTGCCAACTTCGTGGCGAAAGTGGTTGAACGATTCGAGGAGGAGCAAGCGTCACGCGTTGGTAGCACCGGAGACCGACGGCGGCTTACGCAATTAACATATAGTCTCCATAAATTCCTCTGTTCTGCAACATTGTCGTCGCATATTACGCGAATTTCGGAGGTTCGTCTGCGAAATTGCCGGCATTTCACATTGGACAGTTTCGGGACCGAAATTCAGCGGGAGGATGAAGGAGAACCCCTTCCACTTCCATCAACGGATGACACAGGGAGTAGAAAGAAGAACAAGCGGGATCAGGAGAGAGGAAACGCCAACACTAAGAATAAAAGAGGGGACGATGTGGGTAAAGGGGGCGAGGAAGACTCTTGTGAAGATGGCAATGAGGAAGTGAAACTGCCACTTTCTCGGCAGCAACTGGTGCGCACTTCGTTTGCACTTCCACCACGTCTTCAAGAGCACGTTGTCTTTGTGGAGGATTGGTACCGACACGCTGTTTTACTAAAACTCGTCCGGGCAATTGTcgacaagcaaaagaaggctGAAGCCCTTGTTAAAGAACATAAGAGGCGGGAAGAAGGTCTAGCGGCGCAAGATGATGAAAGTGAAGGCACTGGCCTCGGAAGCAATGGTTACGGTACTTTTAGTCGTGAAAATGTCAGGGAGTGCGAAAGCACCGAGTTTCGGGCTTTGCCACATCGAAGGCGTGGAGCCTCAAAACTTGTCGGAGCATCTGATCCTTCCTACCCATCATGTGATGATGACGCTGGTAGGCGCATTGTCATTTTCTGCCGCTCTGCTGATGAGGCACGTGTGATGGGTCACTTTCTTCTCTCGGCAGGGGTTCAGGCGACGGAGTTCACGACTCTCGCCACCGAAAGTGAGCGGCGCCGTGCACTTCTTAAATCCCGTCCCGATTCGTGTGTTGTTGCCTCTGATGCCCTCATGCGTGGTGTggatgtgccaaatgtcgGCCATGTGATTATGTACAATCCTCCGGAAACCCTTTCCCAATACGTCCATCGCGCGGGGCGTACTGCCCGGGCTATGCGGGCCGGTCACTTACATTTACTTTTACAAAAGCTTGGACCTAGTGGAACCATGAAGGATGGGGAGGTGGCTATGTTTAAAGCAATTAGTGCCGCCGTGTCTCGGATGCAACCAGTGCGGTACGAACGCCacttttttatgtttgatGTTGCACCCACTCAGTTGGGTAAAGTCGCGATTGAGTCCAGTCCTGAAGGTGGAAATAATGGGGAGGGTCGTGGTTTGGTGAAGGACAAGGCACGATTACTCATTGAGGAAGCGGATAGATATCTGAAGGAAACGCAATTGCGGTTAACGGGTCGCTGGGTGTCGGCACTTGAAAGCGCTCGGAGGGGTGACGCCGTGGGAAATAAGCCGTCGTCAGCGACGTTTGGTGGCTCGAGGAGGTTTATATcacaaacaaagagagaacgtggctgaagaagaaaatgaagggggaaaatcgGAGAAGGTGCCTGTTTTTCCGCTACGCACGTGAGAACCTGACCTGAAATTGCCATCAAGGTCCCTGGAGCATGAAGGGCAACCCCACCGGAAAAGGGAGGgtgttttgtgttggtgTGGTTATCGTTTAAATTACCAGGGCAAGC
This region of Trypanosoma brucei brucei TREU927 chromosome 1, complete sequence genomic DNA includes:
- a CDS encoding ATP-dependent DEAD/H RNA helicase, putative; this translates as MLSPWNDCVGDDHQWILKPLQNRLRYERPLPVQQAVVPTVRRALLSGLPMDVCLTAPTGSGKTLCYLLPLLQMITEAKKGTNHTRLLALVLVPTKALGQQVTHELQRLTRGTTITTVSLCDEMSVKEEAAALVRTVRLVGSGTHQTQGHYRNVPYMNIYNGDSVSLPSNAAGVAHNEDESEDGASSSDGGNGEEVGYDSMVDSSLHYYSRADIVISTPQRLLRHLDGTPGFTLLHLRLLVIDEADQVLSGNFANFVAKVVERFEEEQASRVGSTGDRRRLTQLTYSLHKFLCSATLSSHITRISEVRLRNCRHFTLDSFGTEIQREDEGEPLPLPSTDDTGSRKKNKRDQERGNANTKNKRGDDVGKGGEEDSCEDGNEEVKLPLSRQQLVRTSFALPPRLQEHVVFVEDWYRHAVLLKLVRAIVDKQKKAEALVKEHKRREEGLAAQDDESEGTGLGSNGYGTFSRENVRECESTEFRALPHRRRGASKLVGASDPSYPSCDDDAGRRIVIFCRSADEARVMGHFLLSAGVQATEFTTLATESERRRALLKSRPDSCVVASDALMRGVDVPNVGHVIMYNPPETLSQYVHRAGRTARAMRAGHLHLLLQKLGPSGTMKDGEVAMFKAISAAVSRMQPVRYERHFFMFDVAPTQLGKVAIESSPEGGNNGEGRGLVKDKARLLIEEADRYLKETQLRLTGRWVSALESARRGDAVGNKPSSATFGGSRRFISQTKRERG